In Candidatus Limnocylindrales bacterium, the genomic window TTATTGAACAGGAGATAATCTATACCCAGCCCCCTATCTTGCAAGACCGCGAAAAGGTATTACCCGAAAATTACGTGATCTTAAAAAAAACGGAAAAAAGTCTTTGACACGACCTTGTTTTCAGGTGATAAGGGAATCGTTGAAGGGTGTAGAGTCAGGGGAATTTGGGGTATGGGAGGGTGGGGGAGTGGGAAAGAATATACTTCCATACCTCCCTACTTCCATACTTCCATACCCCCACACCCCCACACTTCCACACTCCCATGCCTTCATACTTTCACGGTCCTTCAAGGAGGATGGATATGATAAAACCTTACACTGCAGTTGGACTCATCCCTACTGTACGCGGCATTCGCAGGCGTGCGGATATCAAGATTAATCTTGAACATTTATCCCACCTGGTAAAGGCGGCTTCTTGGCTGTCGAGTCTGGATCTTCCGGTCAGGTTGATCGCCTTTCCAGAGGGGGCCCTTCAGGCTTTCAACGATGAGGTACTCGACCTGGACCATGTCCAGTTTGCGAGGGAATGTGCCATCGATATTCCGGGTGAGGAAACCGAAGAATTAGGCAAGATAGCCCGTGAGTACGATATCTTCATCATGGCCCAGGCGAAAGCACGCCATCCTGATATTAAAGACCGTTTCTTTAACGTTGGTTTTATCCTCAACCCCCGAGGAGAGGTCATCTTAAAGCACTATAAAGTTTCTCCACTTTTTCCCGTTGAACACTCGGTCTGTCCCCACGATATTTATGACTGGTGGATTGAGAAGTATGGCCGTAATCTCAATGCTTTTTGGCCTGTTGTAGATACCGAGATCGGTCGCTTAGGAATTATGATGGCCAATGAAGGGTCCTATCCTGAAAACGCCCGGGCCCTGGCGATGAACGGCGCCGAAGTCGTATATCGTGCTTCTTATCCCCACCCGGCAACAGGCAATGAAATTTTTGAAATTCAGAGTCGCGCCCGGGCCCTGGATAATAACCTGTATATTATAGCTCCCAATATGGGAACCTATTATCTTTTTCCTGAAGATACGACTCCTATTGATACCTTTGGTGGACGTTCCTTTATTATTAACTATAAAGGTCAGGTTGTAGGTCGACAGGAATATGGAGCCGGTTCGACCTATGTAGCCGGAGTAATTGATATTGAAGCCTTACGAGATCATCGGGCCCGTGCCCAATGGGATAATTGGCTGAAAGATCTACGTACCGAACTCTACCAGATAATCTACGAACAACCCATCTATCCAAAGAATTTATATCTAGACCGTGCTCCCATGAAGCACGCTGAGTATCGTGAGAAGGTCATTCAGCGCCAGATTCAACTGATGCATGATCGAGGAATTTGGGTAAAACCGGAAAGATAACCCTTTGATGTCAAACGAGACGTTTAACCTACTACTTTGGCATTAATCCACGAAGCTGTGAAAAGT contains:
- a CDS encoding nitrilase-related carbon-nitrogen hydrolase; the encoded protein is MIKPYTAVGLIPTVRGIRRRADIKINLEHLSHLVKAASWLSSLDLPVRLIAFPEGALQAFNDEVLDLDHVQFARECAIDIPGEETEELGKIAREYDIFIMAQAKARHPDIKDRFFNVGFILNPRGEVILKHYKVSPLFPVEHSVCPHDIYDWWIEKYGRNLNAFWPVVDTEIGRLGIMMANEGSYPENARALAMNGAEVVYRASYPHPATGNEIFEIQSRARALDNNLYIIAPNMGTYYLFPEDTTPIDTFGGRSFIINYKGQVVGRQEYGAGSTYVAGVIDIEALRDHRARAQWDNWLKDLRTELYQIIYEQPIYPKNLYLDRAPMKHAEYREKVIQRQIQLMHDRGIWVKPER